The Victivallaceae bacterium genome contains a region encoding:
- a CDS encoding SpoIID/LytB domain-containing protein: MRHSVAIFLLLLFCFCCREVNSEITVTDSFCETSRKKDPILKVLLVENATTVLIESKGPYDLSGNGVYIGTYNQGKRANVHGLYGTLRWGEQLTESKHLVLTSTEEDGTLFVNGLQYKGSLHIYLAEDNLSLSVVNEISSEDFLRSVLSVKYLKAVPKEALSAFVILERTAFYERLLAQASYDKLWHLRADQEGYLGYGVTKRFYGVEEAVDWTMRLILDNPVTLIEPKLKGEIEDKIIRLAAQGFNAKQILEVFYPEVEFMVIDGWDEAVY; the protein is encoded by the coding sequence ATGCGTCATTCAGTAGCAATATTTTTGCTTTTATTGTTTTGTTTTTGTTGTCGGGAAGTCAATAGTGAAATAACCGTCACGGATTCTTTTTGTGAAACTTCACGGAAAAAGGATCCTATATTGAAGGTGCTATTGGTTGAAAATGCCACTACCGTTTTGATCGAATCCAAAGGACCTTACGATTTATCGGGAAATGGTGTCTATATCGGTACCTATAATCAAGGAAAAAGAGCTAATGTTCACGGACTCTACGGAACCTTACGTTGGGGTGAACAGTTAACGGAATCCAAACATCTTGTTTTGACTTCCACGGAAGAAGATGGAACTCTGTTCGTTAACGGGCTCCAGTACAAAGGGAGCCTTCACATTTATCTCGCTGAAGATAATCTCTCATTATCCGTTGTCAACGAAATTTCTTCCGAAGATTTTTTGCGTTCGGTCTTATCCGTGAAATATTTAAAAGCTGTTCCGAAAGAGGCTTTGTCGGCATTCGTTATTTTGGAAAGGACGGCTTTTTATGAAAGGCTTTTGGCTCAAGCCTCATATGACAAATTGTGGCATTTAAGAGCTGATCAAGAAGGATATTTAGGTTATGGAGTGACGAAAAGATTTTACGGAGTTGAAGAAGCCGTTGATTGGACAATGCGCCTTATTTTAGATAATCCCGTTACGTTAATCGAACCCAAATTAAAAGGTGAAATCGAAGATAAAATCATTCGTTTGGCTGCACAGGGGTTTAATGCTAAACAGATCTTGGAAGTATTTTATCCGGAAGTCGAGTTCATGGTTATAGACGGTTGGGACGAAGCCGTTTATTAA
- the ruvB gene encoding Holliday junction branch migration DNA helicase RuvB yields MMEKVRPAFVSDKRFESSLRPKNFCEFFGQKDIKERLELFLNAAQSRGEVPGHCLFFGPPGLGKTSLAYLIAGSLSKNLVTALGPQFMKPSDLLGVLTNLQEGDVFFIDEIHRMGRSAEEYLYSAMEDYKIDLTIDSGPAARVVRLDLAPFMLIGATTKTGLLSEPLRTRFMFSSRLEYYETADLVRILERSALLLNTQVGHESLEEVAKRARGTPRIANHLLRWVRDFAQIKNNNIVTPDIVKRALSMLVIDDWGLNEVDVKLLKTIIEFYEGGPVGLKTLAIALGEDPRTIEDVYEPFLILKGLLKRTSRGRMVTESAYIRCGYRG; encoded by the coding sequence ATGATGGAAAAAGTCAGACCTGCGTTTGTGAGTGACAAGAGATTCGAATCTTCTCTAAGACCTAAGAATTTTTGTGAATTTTTCGGCCAAAAAGATATTAAGGAAAGATTGGAATTGTTTTTGAATGCGGCGCAATCTCGTGGAGAAGTTCCGGGACACTGTTTGTTTTTCGGGCCTCCGGGATTAGGTAAAACATCATTAGCTTATCTCATTGCCGGTTCGTTAAGTAAAAATTTAGTTACGGCTTTAGGGCCTCAATTTATGAAGCCCTCCGATCTATTGGGAGTTTTGACGAATCTTCAGGAAGGAGATGTTTTTTTTATAGATGAAATTCATAGGATGGGTAGATCGGCTGAAGAATATCTCTACTCTGCTATGGAGGATTATAAAATCGATCTGACCATCGATTCGGGGCCCGCAGCTCGCGTAGTTCGTTTGGATTTGGCTCCGTTTATGCTAATAGGGGCTACTACCAAAACCGGATTGTTAAGCGAACCGTTGCGAACCCGTTTTATGTTTTCTTCGAGATTGGAATATTATGAGACGGCGGATTTAGTGAGAATTTTAGAGCGTTCCGCACTTCTTTTAAATACGCAGGTCGGTCATGAATCTTTAGAGGAAGTAGCAAAGAGAGCCAGAGGAACGCCTAGAATAGCTAACCATTTATTGAGATGGGTTAGAGATTTTGCCCAAATAAAAAATAACAACATAGTGACTCCGGACATTGTTAAACGGGCCTTATCCATGCTTGTTATAGACGATTGGGGATTAAATGAAGTTGATGTTAAATTATTGAAAACTATTATTGAGTTTTATGAAGGAGGACCTGTAGGATTGAAAACGTTAGCCATCGCCTTAGGAGAGGATCCTCGGACGATAGAGGACGTTTATGAACCGTTTCTTATTTTGAAAGGACTATTAAAAAGAACTTCTCGAGGACGGATGGTTACGGAATCGGCTTATATCCGTTGCGGTTATAGAGGATAA
- a CDS encoding isoamylase has protein sequence MPLKRHQGNPLPFGAQRINEKTVNFSLFSEHASKLTLVLLFPGKSCLEINFDPDVNKTGSVWHMALENFPEDTSVCYGYRLDAPPHIGYAYDYEKILCDPYAKQICSSHLWGKGSDCLYPCESVSSASMGYVPNHQNDFDWENVKKPNIAINDLIIYEMHVRSFTQDPSSKVNYPGTFLGIIEKIDYLKSLGINAVELLPVFEFNETKNPFISREHPDLCNYWGYSPINFFSPMNRYSTRSEPNASITEFKTMVKELHRNGIEVILDVVFNHTEDNDKNIYSLKGIDQTAYYLLDSSGRPTNYSGCGNSISANYPPSTELIRDSLRYWGLEMQVDGFRFDLASVMTRDSDGTPLKKPTVLELISFDPVLSDIKLIAEPWDAAGLYQLGFFPSICPKWSEWNGQYRDIVRQFINGTSELADVFVDKLKGSPDIYPTHSPLNSINFITSHDGFTLKDLVSYKRKNNYTNGENNRDGTDADFSNNFGEEGPSANSEIENIRIKQIKNFQTALMVSRGIPMLSSGDEYGHTANGNNNRWCHDSSLNHFLWDKLQENDDLFQFFRKMINIRKTMKCLTYPYFPKTSEFRKCDQNGNEIEEARFCPLTAICIKDEDCLLYIAFNVSNKTIKAILPKNDKYDTFFEILTSSQLQQQDINDHIKLAAYSSVILKSNLNKRLRPNRL, from the coding sequence ATGCCATTAAAACGTCATCAAGGAAATCCATTACCGTTCGGAGCTCAAAGAATAAATGAAAAGACGGTTAATTTTTCTCTTTTTTCCGAGCATGCTTCAAAACTCACTTTAGTTCTTCTTTTTCCGGGAAAATCGTGTTTGGAAATCAATTTCGATCCCGACGTTAATAAAACCGGAAGTGTTTGGCATATGGCATTGGAAAATTTTCCAGAAGACACATCGGTATGCTATGGTTATCGACTGGATGCTCCTCCTCATATAGGTTATGCCTATGACTACGAAAAAATACTCTGCGATCCTTATGCGAAACAAATTTGTTCATCTCACTTATGGGGAAAAGGTTCCGATTGCCTATACCCGTGCGAATCCGTTTCATCCGCATCTATGGGTTACGTTCCGAATCATCAAAACGATTTCGATTGGGAAAATGTAAAAAAACCCAATATAGCAATAAACGATCTTATCATATATGAAATGCACGTTCGATCGTTTACCCAAGATCCTTCTTCAAAAGTTAATTATCCAGGAACGTTTTTAGGAATCATTGAAAAAATCGATTATTTAAAATCTCTGGGCATCAATGCCGTAGAACTTCTTCCCGTATTCGAATTTAATGAAACGAAAAATCCGTTCATCAGTAGGGAGCATCCCGATTTATGTAATTACTGGGGATATTCTCCCATTAATTTTTTTTCTCCCATGAATCGTTACTCCACTCGATCAGAGCCGAATGCCTCCATTACCGAATTTAAAACAATGGTGAAGGAACTACACAGAAACGGGATTGAGGTTATTTTAGATGTCGTTTTCAATCATACCGAAGACAATGACAAAAATATTTATTCTCTTAAAGGCATCGATCAAACGGCTTACTATCTTCTTGATTCTTCGGGACGTCCAACAAATTATTCGGGATGCGGGAACTCGATTAGCGCCAATTATCCTCCTTCGACGGAATTAATCAGAGACAGTTTGAGATATTGGGGTCTTGAAATGCAGGTGGACGGTTTCCGATTTGATTTGGCATCCGTCATGACACGCGATTCTGATGGCACTCCTTTGAAAAAACCAACCGTATTAGAATTGATTTCATTTGATCCCGTACTATCGGATATAAAATTGATAGCGGAACCTTGGGATGCGGCAGGTCTTTATCAATTAGGTTTTTTTCCTTCAATTTGTCCAAAATGGTCCGAATGGAACGGTCAGTATAGGGATATCGTTCGACAATTCATTAACGGAACATCGGAATTGGCAGATGTATTCGTCGATAAACTTAAAGGTTCTCCTGATATTTATCCGACCCATTCTCCTTTAAACAGCATTAATTTCATTACTTCACATGACGGGTTTACTCTCAAAGACTTGGTCAGCTACAAACGCAAAAATAATTATACCAACGGAGAAAATAATAGAGACGGTACGGATGCCGATTTCAGCAATAATTTTGGGGAAGAAGGACCGTCTGCGAATTCGGAAATCGAAAACATCAGAATCAAACAGATCAAAAATTTTCAAACGGCACTTATGGTTTCAAGAGGCATACCCATGCTGTCTTCCGGAGATGAATACGGTCATACGGCAAATGGCAACAACAATCGCTGGTGCCACGATTCGTCATTAAATCATTTTTTATGGGATAAGCTACAGGAGAACGACGATCTATTTCAATTTTTCAGAAAAATGATAAATATTAGAAAAACAATGAAATGTCTTACATATCCTTATTTTCCGAAAACGTCGGAATTTCGAAAATGCGATCAAAACGGAAATGAGATTGAAGAGGCTCGTTTTTGCCCATTAACGGCGATTTGCATTAAAGACGAAGACTGTCTTCTCTATATTGCCTTCAACGTATCGAATAAAACGATAAAAGCGATTCTACCGAAAAACGATAAATACGACACATTTTTCGAAATACTCACCTCAAGTCAACTACAACAACAGGATATTAACGATCATATCAAATTAGCTGCCTATTCATCCGTAATTCTCAAAAGCAATCTTAATAAACGGCTTCGTCCCAACCGTCTATAA
- a CDS encoding protein phosphatase 2C domain-containing protein: protein MLALDYFGLSDIGKVRSKNEDFWTADPEGGLFVVADGLGGRTAGEVASKEAVLKWISLFEEARSSFFFRNADEYVDLLTEILCRVNEWVYVKGVSDNRLTGMGTTLSSISFMNDRVFLSHVGDSRIYRVRGNRMEQLTQDHSLAMKRYNEGYSGLSDLLPYKHILTNVIGINPYLNPDVYHVSYLKNDVFCLCSDGLSNAIDEREMTDVLFSDRSLEVKSNHLVELANMRGGKDNITVLLVEVF, encoded by the coding sequence ATGTTGGCTTTGGACTATTTCGGATTAAGTGACATTGGCAAAGTACGTTCGAAAAACGAGGATTTTTGGACGGCCGATCCGGAAGGAGGGTTGTTTGTCGTAGCCGATGGTCTGGGGGGACGGACGGCAGGCGAAGTTGCTTCAAAAGAGGCGGTCTTAAAATGGATTTCTTTGTTTGAAGAAGCCCGTTCTTCGTTTTTTTTTCGAAATGCCGATGAATACGTGGATCTGTTAACCGAAATATTATGTAGGGTTAATGAGTGGGTTTACGTAAAAGGCGTATCCGATAATCGCTTAACCGGAATGGGGACGACCTTAAGTTCGATATCTTTCATGAATGATAGGGTTTTTCTATCTCATGTAGGTGATAGTCGGATTTATAGAGTGCGCGGAAATCGAATGGAACAATTAACTCAAGATCACTCTTTAGCCATGAAAAGGTATAATGAGGGTTATTCGGGATTGTCCGATTTATTGCCTTATAAGCATATTTTAACGAATGTTATCGGAATTAATCCGTATTTAAATCCTGATGTTTATCATGTCAGTTACTTGAAAAATGATGTCTTTTGTCTTTGTTCCGACGGTTTAAGTAACGCTATCGATGAACGCGAGATGACAGATGTTCTTTTTTCGGATCGGAGCTTGGAAGTTAAGAGCAATCACTTAGTGGAACTGGCGAACATGAGAGGAGGAAAGGACAATATTACCGTACTTCTAGTGGAGGTTTTTTGA
- the dcd gene encoding dCTP deaminase, with translation MGIKEDSWISRMASERDMISPFVDKQVNHNEQTGEKCISYGLSSYGYDIRVSEEFLVLTNVYNSTVDPKKFTEDSFVPINGKVCIVPPNSFALARSVEYFKIPRNVLTICLGKSTYARCGIIVNVTPFEPEWEGRVTIEISNTTPLPAKIYAGEGIAQVLFFESEKSCAVSYADRKGKYQKQEGITVPFV, from the coding sequence ATGGGCATTAAAGAAGACAGCTGGATTAGTCGGATGGCTTCCGAACGAGATATGATTTCTCCGTTCGTAGATAAACAAGTCAATCATAACGAGCAGACGGGAGAAAAGTGCATCAGTTACGGCCTATCAAGCTATGGTTACGACATTCGTGTTTCGGAAGAATTTCTTGTCCTCACTAATGTTTATAATTCAACTGTCGATCCGAAAAAATTTACGGAAGATTCTTTCGTACCGATTAACGGAAAAGTCTGTATCGTTCCTCCTAACTCTTTTGCCTTAGCTCGAAGTGTGGAGTATTTTAAAATACCCCGAAACGTATTGACGATATGTCTGGGGAAATCAACTTATGCTAGATGCGGAATCATCGTAAACGTCACTCCGTTCGAACCGGAATGGGAAGGACGAGTCACTATAGAAATTTCAAATACGACTCCTTTGCCTGCAAAAATCTATGCAGGAGAAGGAATTGCCCAAGTGTTGTTTTTTGAATCTGAAAAATCCTGTGCCGTATCATATGCAGATCGTAAAGGAAAATACCAAAAACAAGAGGGAATAACGGTTCCTTTCGTTTAG
- a CDS encoding CesT family type III secretion system chaperone has protein sequence MSRQNAEENLRNFSKELKLPDVAFDQNNTCILFVDGEFSLHLTYEEHSDRLYVYSPLLDGLPENVNRKVALYEKLLEGSMLGGQMAGGGVGVAVKEQLILMHCVLDMKYAETNLLKAFAQLFIETVVKWRTVCSDICAGREPSVDTMPQAPTPGGDSQAPSHGIRA, from the coding sequence GTGTCAAGGCAGAATGCTGAGGAAAATTTGAGAAATTTTTCTAAAGAGCTAAAGCTTCCCGATGTAGCTTTCGATCAGAATAATACTTGTATTTTGTTTGTTGACGGAGAGTTTTCTTTGCATCTTACTTATGAAGAGCATTCGGATCGACTATATGTTTATTCTCCTCTTTTAGATGGATTACCCGAAAATGTTAATCGAAAAGTAGCTCTTTACGAGAAACTTTTGGAAGGATCCATGTTAGGGGGGCAAATGGCCGGAGGAGGAGTCGGTGTTGCTGTTAAGGAGCAATTGATTTTGATGCATTGTGTTTTAGATATGAAATATGCCGAAACCAATCTTTTGAAAGCTTTCGCTCAATTGTTTATTGAAACCGTTGTTAAATGGCGAACCGTCTGTAGTGATATTTGTGCCGGAAGGGAACCGAGTGTAGATACTATGCCTCAAGCTCCGACTCCTGGCGGAGATTCTCAGGCTCCTTCTCATGGGATTAGAGCTTAA
- a CDS encoding cysteine desulfurase family protein, translating into MIYLDNNSTAFPDPEMMQYLYDLFSGKNFGNPSSTHFFGRSSKALLSETKEIIRSFFGMSKKSEVIFTSGATEALNLMIKSLPQGHIVSSSLEHPSIIESLKSLPNAVSYLDPSEGECMITLQQIKETVRNDTVAIVIGWVNSETGAKLDLASVASFALTRKLFLIVDAVAIVCKEEVIIPEGVSGICFSGHKIHALPGSGAAVLSPSFKLIPQIVGGGQQKGFRSGTENLWGIVSLGFILNKVRPVIHEIGGYMSFLRNLLEDQMILEVPDVKVHCRNQPRTTNISSIAFQGLEGEILQAAFDLEGLAVSYGTACASGAQTVSKVLNGMKIPEEEAISTLRFSLSRFTSETEIKEVVDIVGKTVRKLRGLSEI; encoded by the coding sequence TTGATTTATTTAGACAATAACTCTACGGCTTTTCCCGATCCTGAGATGATGCAGTATCTCTATGATTTATTTTCCGGGAAAAACTTCGGAAACCCTTCCAGTACGCATTTTTTCGGTAGAAGTTCCAAAGCTCTACTTTCAGAAACAAAAGAAATTATTCGATCTTTTTTCGGGATGTCGAAAAAATCCGAGGTGATTTTTACTTCAGGAGCTACGGAGGCCCTTAATTTGATGATTAAGAGTTTACCTCAAGGACATATCGTTTCTTCTTCTTTAGAACATCCGTCGATTATAGAATCTTTAAAATCGCTGCCTAATGCCGTTTCCTATTTAGACCCTTCGGAAGGTGAATGCATGATAACTCTTCAACAAATAAAGGAAACCGTTCGTAATGACACGGTCGCTATCGTAATCGGATGGGTCAATAGTGAAACCGGGGCTAAATTGGATCTGGCTTCAGTAGCATCTTTTGCTTTGACTCGAAAATTGTTTTTGATAGTCGATGCCGTTGCCATCGTTTGTAAAGAAGAAGTTATCATTCCCGAGGGAGTGTCCGGTATTTGTTTCAGTGGGCATAAAATACATGCCTTGCCCGGAAGCGGAGCGGCCGTCCTAAGTCCTTCCTTTAAATTAATACCTCAGATTGTAGGGGGCGGACAACAAAAAGGATTTCGTTCGGGCACAGAAAATCTCTGGGGAATAGTTAGTTTAGGTTTTATTCTTAATAAAGTAAGACCGGTGATTCATGAAATCGGTGGATATATGTCTTTCCTTAGAAATTTATTGGAAGATCAAATGATTCTAGAGGTTCCGGATGTCAAGGTTCATTGCAGGAATCAACCCAGAACCACTAATATTAGCAGTATCGCTTTTCAAGGTTTGGAAGGCGAAATCCTACAAGCTGCATTTGATCTAGAAGGATTGGCAGTGAGTTACGGAACTGCTTGTGCTTCCGGAGCCCAAACCGTATCTAAAGTATTGAACGGAATGAAAATTCCCGAAGAAGAAGCCATATCTACTTTGAGATTTTCATTGAGTCGTTTTACGTCGGAAACCGAAATCAAAGAGGTTGTCGATATCGTAGGTAAAACGGTTCGTAAGTTAAGAGGGTTGTCCGAAATTTAA
- a CDS encoding hemolysin family protein — protein sequence MLKNSTLFWLILNFLCIAIQGFYSMMEMACISFNKVRLHYYLTKDHSAEYISFLIQKPYRLFGTVMLGVNIALQVGSQSAREFYQALNINPDWAPLTQIFLVVVFAELLPITIARKFPEKLAMIGAPILYFSHHLFYPIILLIGWLTQGIYRILKVKKEDVNSTLSRDEFQKVLETHHEEHDFNLIATNIFSLSTTYAEDIMIPLSQLPVLSSSASVSDLREVISQSENNFVPVYHQIKKNIIGIALPKNFIGKEDNEFISDHLKSPWFITGHTKLIRILTEFKENQHTVALVLDSSGQPQGVLTLSTIFKTIFNTLSIASKRSKKVTVIERTFTGNTKLKDLQKELGISLVHYGVDTLAQLVITLLDSPVEEGATVIADNLLFEIKETTLSGIKSVTIKNIFS from the coding sequence ATGCTTAAAAATTCGACTCTTTTCTGGCTAATCCTTAATTTTCTGTGTATTGCAATACAAGGATTTTATTCGATGATGGAAATGGCTTGTATTTCTTTCAATAAAGTCCGTTTGCACTACTATCTGACGAAAGATCATAGCGCCGAATATATCAGCTTTTTAATTCAAAAACCCTATCGCTTGTTCGGAACGGTAATGCTCGGAGTGAATATTGCTCTTCAAGTCGGTTCCCAATCCGCTAGAGAATTTTATCAAGCATTAAATATCAATCCCGATTGGGCTCCCTTGACTCAAATTTTTCTTGTAGTCGTTTTTGCAGAACTATTGCCGATTACCATCGCAAGAAAATTCCCTGAAAAATTAGCTATGATAGGTGCTCCGATTCTTTATTTTTCCCATCACTTATTTTACCCGATTATTCTTCTCATCGGATGGTTAACCCAAGGTATCTATCGGATACTTAAAGTAAAAAAAGAAGATGTCAATTCCACTCTGAGCAGAGACGAGTTTCAAAAAGTTCTTGAAACGCACCATGAAGAACATGATTTCAATCTAATAGCTACGAACATTTTTTCTTTAAGCACGACCTATGCCGAAGACATTATGATTCCTCTTTCTCAGCTGCCGGTACTGTCTTCTTCAGCCTCCGTATCCGATCTCAGAGAGGTAATCTCTCAATCCGAAAATAATTTCGTACCCGTTTATCATCAGATTAAAAAAAATATTATCGGTATAGCACTGCCTAAAAATTTTATCGGCAAAGAAGATAACGAGTTCATCTCCGACCATCTGAAATCTCCTTGGTTCATTACGGGACACACTAAACTGATTCGTATTTTAACGGAGTTTAAAGAAAATCAACATACGGTAGCTCTCGTACTCGATTCTTCAGGTCAACCCCAAGGAGTTCTTACCTTAAGTACTATTTTTAAGACTATATTCAATACTCTAAGCATTGCATCGAAAAGATCGAAAAAAGTTACCGTCATCGAAAGGACTTTCACGGGCAACACAAAACTTAAGGATTTACAAAAAGAACTCGGAATTTCTCTGGTTCACTACGGTGTCGATACTTTAGCGCAACTTGTCATTACTCTTTTAGACTCTCCCGTTGAAGAAGGAGCTACCGTCATCGCAGATAATCTTTTGTTCGAAATTAAAGAAACGACGTTATCCGGTATCAAAAGCGTGACTATTAAAAATATTTTTTCTTAA
- a CDS encoding CT253 family lipoprotein, which translates to MKRMSRLALVLACVTGSFCFSGCGPAYTSMLYKSGSKTRGIALMLPVVQTTASVLASSAINWDLREEFNTEIARRLSNSGKIYLLNQNVSSYVAEAFNSPISIVESAVSSQVLPAEFVIATEILEQSLPKNESDPIRVSARVRLFDVRKGSVKLVYQEIMEIKQPQATISSDYNRLNWQHKNFDSTPLGLAHNRLIKEIVARVEGYVCANY; encoded by the coding sequence ATGAAGCGTATGAGTAGATTAGCTTTGGTTTTGGCTTGTGTTACAGGATCTTTCTGTTTTTCGGGATGTGGTCCGGCTTATACCTCAATGCTTTATAAATCCGGAAGCAAGACGAGAGGAATAGCTCTCATGTTACCGGTTGTTCAAACGACGGCCAGCGTTTTGGCTTCTTCGGCAATCAATTGGGATTTGAGGGAAGAATTTAATACGGAAATAGCTCGCCGGTTAAGTAATTCCGGAAAAATTTATTTATTAAACCAAAACGTCTCCTCATATGTTGCTGAAGCCTTCAATTCTCCCATCAGCATTGTTGAATCTGCGGTATCGTCTCAAGTTTTACCTGCGGAATTCGTTATTGCTACGGAAATTTTAGAACAATCATTGCCTAAAAACGAATCCGACCCCATACGGGTTTCGGCTAGAGTTCGTCTTTTTGACGTCCGAAAAGGCTCCGTTAAACTGGTCTATCAAGAAATAATGGAAATCAAACAACCCCAAGCTACTATTTCATCCGATTATAATCGTCTGAATTGGCAACATAAAAATTTCGATTCAACCCCGCTCGGTTTAGCACATAATCGATTAATTAAGGAAATCGTTGCCAGAGTTGAAGGATACGTCTGTGCGAATTATTAA
- a CDS encoding hemolysin family protein translates to MINAFLIFSIIALTLASSFISLSHIALFSLPSSLIAHYRKSDDKSKKLISNLLSHPHHLLITLIFCDIGVNIGIQNFAAVLFQNHSSWIPKVCFPLVLTLILGEILPKAVAMPYNTRISKKIAPWIRIIKKICDPFLNWLTTGISAALNFFLPSKSSEHISPKELKEVLQSCKNYGLVSQEEGQLIYGYLSLSDCSVKERMQPRHEILFYDINSSISELYNLFKVKQCSRVPVCNGDIQNILGICSAKSLLMNKTSVIQVTDLIAILHKPYYMPETISAKSALCHLIAEKETMGMVIDEYGSIEGLITQEDLFEIVVGEIIDKRDDRMLYTVSNQEVIIAAGKMELSELQQIFNVELPTKNNVVTIGGWLTEQFGTIPETGTKFEWNNLLFQILDAAPNKIRRIYIRKFDA, encoded by the coding sequence ATGATTAATGCATTTTTAATATTTTCGATTATCGCTCTGACTTTAGCATCAAGTTTCATCTCTTTATCGCACATCGCTTTGTTTTCTTTGCCCTCCAGTCTGATTGCGCACTACAGAAAATCCGATGATAAAAGCAAAAAATTAATCAGTAATCTGCTCTCCCATCCACATCATCTTTTAATTACCTTGATTTTTTGCGATATTGGCGTCAACATCGGAATTCAAAATTTCGCGGCAGTACTTTTTCAAAATCATTCATCTTGGATACCAAAAGTATGTTTTCCATTGGTATTGACTCTAATTTTAGGAGAAATTTTACCAAAAGCCGTCGCCATGCCATACAATACCCGTATCTCTAAAAAAATTGCACCCTGGATACGGATAATCAAAAAAATATGCGATCCTTTTCTGAATTGGTTAACCACAGGAATCAGTGCTGCCCTTAATTTCTTCCTTCCTTCGAAATCTTCCGAACACATCTCTCCTAAAGAACTCAAAGAAGTTCTCCAAAGTTGCAAAAATTACGGATTGGTCAGTCAAGAAGAAGGACAATTGATTTACGGCTATCTGTCCTTAAGCGATTGCTCCGTAAAAGAACGTATGCAACCCAGACACGAAATTTTATTTTACGATATTAATTCTTCGATATCGGAACTTTATAATCTGTTTAAGGTCAAACAATGTTCGAGAGTACCCGTTTGCAACGGAGACATTCAAAATATACTAGGAATTTGTTCGGCAAAAAGCCTCCTTATGAATAAAACTTCCGTTATTCAAGTCACGGATCTCATAGCCATACTTCATAAGCCCTATTACATGCCCGAAACTATTTCCGCTAAATCCGCACTTTGTCATTTAATCGCAGAAAAAGAAACTATGGGTATGGTAATCGATGAATACGGTTCGATAGAAGGATTGATTACTCAAGAGGATTTATTCGAAATAGTAGTCGGAGAAATCATAGACAAACGAGACGATCGGATGCTTTACACTGTGTCTAATCAAGAGGTCATCATTGCCGCAGGTAAAATGGAGTTAAGCGAATTGCAACAGATTTTCAATGTCGAACTTCCGACCAAAAATAATGTCGTCACTATCGGAGGTTGGTTGACCGAACAATTCGGAACGATTCCTGAAACGGGAACTAAATTCGAATGGAATAATCTCTTGTTCCAAATATTGGACGCTGCTCCCAATAAAATCCGTCGTATCTATATAAGGAAATTCGATGCTTAA